In the Thermodesulfovibrio yellowstonii DSM 11347 genome, one interval contains:
- a CDS encoding methyl-accepting chemotaxis protein, translated as MFTNLSIGKKLSIGFGMFIFPLVFIIILMVLLLIQIQSFKDSDTFQTIRTISIITTSIAFFGILTGFPIALSISKSIRKSAKELKSVLNTLNKGDFTVDINVYTKDELGEASQILHEIILKRRKFFADSKLISDSLASSSEELSATTEEISRNLKSQTERASQIASAAEEMSQTVVDIAKNASNIAEVSVTTASVAKEGKDMTMNTAQEIKVIEGAIGKLSEVINVLGDRSRQIGEIVTVIKDIADQTNLLALNAAIEAARAGEQGRGFAVVADEVRKLAERTTKATDEIAEMIRGIQTEVDVAEGSMEDATKKVASGVELSNKSAEILGQILSKAQELQSMIQQIASATEEMSSVTDHITQDIGSIAEGIKEITITVEQTAKTASDIKKLGKDLNIAIGIHKAKKEEEK; from the coding sequence ATGTTCACAAATCTTAGCATTGGTAAAAAACTTAGCATAGGATTTGGAATGTTCATTTTTCCTCTTGTATTTATTATAATTTTGATGGTATTACTTCTTATTCAAATTCAGTCATTCAAAGATTCTGACACTTTTCAAACAATCCGAACAATCTCCATTATAACTACTTCTATTGCTTTCTTTGGGATATTAACAGGATTTCCGATAGCCTTATCTATTTCAAAATCTATAAGAAAATCAGCAAAAGAACTTAAGTCAGTGCTTAATACCCTGAATAAAGGAGATTTCACAGTAGACATTAATGTATATACTAAAGACGAACTTGGTGAGGCATCCCAAATTTTACATGAAATTATTTTAAAACGAAGAAAATTTTTTGCTGACTCAAAACTCATATCTGACTCTCTTGCATCATCTTCTGAAGAACTTTCAGCAACAACAGAAGAAATATCAAGAAACCTCAAATCCCAGACAGAAAGAGCAAGCCAGATAGCCTCTGCAGCAGAAGAAATGAGCCAGACAGTAGTAGACATAGCAAAGAATGCATCAAACATAGCAGAAGTAAGTGTAACAACAGCCAGTGTTGCAAAAGAAGGCAAAGACATGACAATGAACACAGCACAAGAGATAAAAGTAATTGAAGGAGCAATAGGGAAACTTTCAGAAGTAATCAATGTATTAGGAGACCGTTCTCGTCAGATAGGAGAGATAGTAACAGTGATCAAAGACATAGCAGACCAGACAAATCTACTTGCATTGAATGCAGCAATAGAAGCAGCTCGGGCAGGAGAGCAAGGAAGAGGCTTTGCAGTAGTTGCAGATGAAGTAAGAAAATTAGCAGAGAGGACAACAAAGGCAACAGATGAGATAGCGGAGATGATAAGAGGGATACAGACAGAGGTAGATGTAGCAGAGGGGTCAATGGAAGATGCAACGAAGAAAGTGGCAAGTGGAGTTGAGCTAAGCAACAAGTCAGCAGAGATACTTGGGCAGATATTGAGCAAAGCACAAGAACTTCAGTCAATGATACAGCAGATAGCATCTGCAACAGAGGAGATGTCTTCAGTAACAGACCATATAACACAGGATATAGGAAGCATAGCAGAGGGAATAAAGGAAATCACAATTACTGTAGAACAAACTGCCAAAACTGCATCTGATATTAAAAAACTTGGAAAAGATTTAAATATTGCAATAGGTATTCATAAAGCTAAAAAGGAGGAAGAAAAATGA